One Pichia kudriavzevii chromosome 3, complete sequence genomic window carries:
- a CDS encoding uncharacterized protein (PKUD0C09140) — protein sequence MESFELRMQLNNLLLNLNSSKQASSEVCTFLVRNYVSQEDLYPAFLEVLPRLDINKRLNMFQFIDDFLALIKKEPKYRDNDIIFNYAFLIISDLRKILQYVIPQTPQLESDDENGQREGKLSYADIRPLSNLPFCYKILYHISKVYGMTELSDISAKYESNLLTEKDLEGIRNGEHFNESQTYNNEAEPTKTSHVDDYINSSPSSDIKKQSHGASKPEESYIPEQINRSLHSAWDFLLLKRRQSQYESMLIDVLEDPFNLKSEKGKETESKQPPSCLILQSSQPEANPAPSSSSTHHVAHGNNAMVSSANQDSSKNVLALSHNLILQRIEADRERQKRGKETLWETERSDGKISITEFEYIYDTLQAFDEEKDKPLIEEMDKLYQLCTFDKMSKPKQHSRPDRVRQLQFQSPSHAQSKSEVQSSATPHNIGNKSGHSDKRRRAFEETDLFYGSQTQRNTRKYPNNGHPPQNTYYEYAYKNSSRGKYRPRGKG from the coding sequence ATGGAGTCGTTCGAGCTTAGGATGCAGCTTAACAATTTACTACTtaatttgaattcttcCAAACAGGCGTCATCTGAAGTTTGCACATTTTTGGTACGAAATTATGTCTCACAGGAAGATTTATATCCGGCTTTTCTAGAGGTCCTTCCAAGACTCGATATTAATAAGCGCTTGAATatgtttcaatttattgatgacTTTCTGGCACTGATAAAAAAGGAACCAAAATATAGGGATAATGATATTATCTTCAATTATGCTTTTCTCATAATATCAGatttaagaaaaatattgcaGTATGTTATACCCCAAACTCCACAGCTAGAATCTGATGACGAAAATGGGCAAAGAGAAGGGAAACTATCTTATGCAGATATCAGACCATTATCTAATTTACCTTTTTGTTATAAAATACTTTACCATATCTCGAAAGTGTATGGCATGACTGAATTGTCTGATATCTCAGCGAAATATGAATCGAATCTATTAACTGAAAAAGACCTTGAGGGAATAAGAAATGGTGAGCATTTCAATGAATCGCAGACGTACAACAATGAAGCAGAACCGACTAAGACAAGTCATGTGGATGACTATATAAATTCCAGTCCAAGTTCTGacataaaaaaacaatcacATGGGGCATCTAAACCAGAAGAGTCGTATATTCCAGAACAGATAAACAGGAGTCTACACTCAGCCTGggatttccttttgttgaaaagaaGGCAAAGCCAATATGAGAGTATGCTAATCGACGTTCTGGAAGATCCcttcaatttgaaatctGAAAAGGGAAAAGAAACGGAATCAAAACAGCCACCATCCTGCTTAATTCTGCAATCTTCACAACCTGAAGCGAATCCGGCGCCTTCTTCATCCAGTACTCACCATGTTGCACATGGTAACAATGCAATGGTATCATCCGCTAACCaagattcttcaaagaatgtTCTTGCATTATCTCACAACttaattcttcaaaggATTGAGGCCGACAGGGAGAGACAGAAAAGAGGGAAGGAGACGTTGTGGGAAACGGAGAGATCCGACGGCAAAATATCAATTACTGAATTTGAGTACATATACGATACACTTCAAGCATTCGACGAGGAGAAAGACAAGCCACTGATCGAAGAGATGGACAAGTTATATCAACTTTGTACGTTTGATAAAATGTCCAAACCGAAGCAACATAGCCGACCAGATAGGGTCCGCCAGTTACAGTTTCAATCACCATCACATGCTCAATCGAAATCAGAGGTGCAATCATCAGCAACTCCACATAATATAGGAAACAAAAGTGGACATTCAGATAAACGAAGAAGAGCCTTTGAGGAAACAGATCTATTCTACGGTAGTCAAACCCAAAGAAATACAAGGAAGTATCCAAATAATGGCCATCCACCACAGAATACGTATTATGAATATGCTTATAAGAACTCAAGTAGAGGTAAATACAGGCCTAGAGGAAAAGGTTGA
- a CDS encoding uncharacterized protein (PKUD0C09130; similar to Saccharomyces cerevisiae YMR260C (TIF11); ancestral locus Anc_8.812) yields the protein MANKGKGKGGKNRRRGKNENFSKRELILADEDQEYAQITKMLGNGRVQATCFDGTVRIAHIRGKLRKKVWMAQGDIILVALRDFQDDACDVVHKFNADEARQLVSLGELPESAKINQTDTFGGDEEEDLNFEFGAESDEDGEASDLDIDDI from the coding sequence ATGGCTAACAAAGGTAAAGGAAAAGGTGGTAAgaacagaagaagaggaaagaaCGAGAACTTCTCCAAGAGAGAACTTATTCTTGCAGATGAGGACCAAGAATATGCCCAAATCACAAAGATGTTGGGTAACGGTAGAGTCCAAGCAACCTGTTTTGATGGTACCGTTAGAATTGCACATATTAGAGGTAAATTAAGAAAGAAGGTATGGATGGCTCAAGGTGATATCATTTTAGTTGCATTAAGAGATTTCCAGGATGATGCTTGTGATGTTGTCCACAAATTCAATGCAGATGAAGCTAGGCAATTAGTTTCCTTGGGTGAATTACCAGAGTCTGCTAAGATCAACCAAACCGACACTTTTGGTGgtgatgaggaagaagacCTTAACTTTGAGTTCGGTGCAGAgtctgatgaagatggtgaGGCTAGTGATttggatattgatgatatttaA
- a CDS encoding uncharacterized protein (PKUD0C09110; similar to Saccharomyces cerevisiae YMR259C; ancestral locus Anc_8.811) — protein MNAGDHISDITSLKNDVIKSKNVDPPEQFQVLSKTFPLIFQAVKATNVSNLYRTNACDALSIWFARSQQLVSKNPLFKDEFMNFFPEESADFTFHYVIDFWNDSGAALGNALKEMFTKMVGYLTSIFHEDESELIFKRWLSEALDLPYTMRALYFMVEHLHKRVRQVDYIFQVKPNFIVNCLENIWSKALSSIIGKAVFLVLRYCYSKDSESEWLSLWEDHLIELLEHEDLRKGIESYLLPNLFQLSKPATIHFLKRVISKNNTPVLISALKVAKDSAIVSEPFLEIDLKTNKPLLDIKELSVLLELTSASYRVGAFHLLVSSPKNSMPIPRVVYQTIMDSLDMVFTDSDLETRNEISAYLKKFITRIKESTYAAKRDATSLTKKNYSKFEDEIKEKLNNVEQAQLFLKLFLTFIENNLRPGASYLQKEMGCRLLLALIRSGLDSRVDPLSLDKSRNVNFAFSIEIYNPTLVRLVIDNILDDYDDIRQYSMEIITIAPFKLDQVVDMKLLESRAIQMLADIRGKNVDSGARFFRFAFEYYQRSQDLEKCSEIVRLLLHRIEFSLLRAKDQLADACIHNSIQGYFATFKFIFEIMNLNFCESILKNYNIVERLLNATTEIWYIVKVILQHDSPEGMLLDNFEESYTKEMENTYGKGTQVLLSYSWRAIKESTNMIDILLKLKTSPLKNNQIIVLGALLREQLATIRHRGAFSSVYPTFVSCCSLCMRRKMSQIPEQWLRENLELIQQRSKYITRRSAGIPFLITAILSSNKGLIASTFQKLLDIANLPIEEEDAVVENINLPQVNAFNCIKVIFTDATLSEDSIGYVDQAFVLTLNSFASPFWAIRNCAVMLFSALQNRLFSSKKVKANYLSSYPARLFFEKFTSIHDIFLKTLKESVDSGLRKQKEIEKIFPILTVMSRLEPTPGYKGLDDFYPLIIEILKNNTWKVREMAARSLPSLIFDSEHFFATIEILLSEIFPGNNDFNKMHGCLLAVKETILKFETLSTEESNKTYKKLLVENNSTRQKILSKVNIVLGDHKCYPIKLAYFQILTVLDVNTSQDHQLQEILLEWFEVNSKVRSYDGAKHLTLKELTHILFPLLDDEAKSFIDTFLLSPYYEIQLSCIEYYNNRVKKLSNTTKAHLAKTIWKLIEAEDVWIFVKSQALKLLKSVEVSTSGFVDSIGNVRLHTSKLMNLLSGESNEEIKLSIIEALGPYVAKQLLFDKGDLENVKKWLKKVELMISDDLEYVVRMAALKSLTAFHQTYSSEGENAKIKFEVEGLLFSFLTDDDEKITQIAADHLVQYVLKIPGKQSILPVVVEKLMIEYFSHVKDAKLLSTIVDPRYFRFYDIDTKLDDILKSDSLLFSVEKNNLERNPVNKVNELVTLFDNLHFASVDFSLLKKTLLRNLSDIYEYLSQQDLKDGCFGVLSNDKVFDFISCQLLLLRSLKQHNLIDYNASKIAKLLLLNDKQFHPLISKIL, from the coding sequence ATGAACGCTGGAGACCATATTTCCGATATTACTAGCCTCAAAAATGATGTGATTAAGTCCAAGAATGTGGACCCTCCTGAgcaatttcaagttttaTCTAAAACGTTTCCTCTAATATTCCAAGCTGTTAAGGCCACTAATGTGTCCAATTTGTACAGAACGAATGCTTGCGATGCATTATCGATATGGTTTGCTCGTTCTCAACAGCTCGTTAGCAAAAACCCtttattcaaagatgaGTTCATGAACTTTTTCCCTGAAGAAAGTGCAGACTTTACTTTCCATTATGTAATTGATTTCTGGAATGATTCAGGTGCAGCATTGGGCAATGCATTGAAGGAAATGTTTACCAAAATGGTTGGTTATCTGACCTCGATTTTTCATGAGGATGAAAGTGAATTGATATTCAAGCGCTGGTTGTCCGAAGCTTTAGATCTTCCCTACACTATGAGAGCACTTTATTTCATGGTTGAACATTTACATAAACGTGTCAGACAAGTAGATTATATCTTTCAGGTCAAACCAAATTTCATCGTCAACTGTTTAGAGAACATTTGGTCCAAAGCCTTGTCTAGTATCATTGGTAAGGCcgtttttcttgttttaaGGTACTGCTATTCAAAGGATTCAGAGTCAGAATGGTTATCTCTATGGGAAGACCATTTAATCGAGCTTTTGGAGCATGAAGATCTTAGAAAGGGTATAGAAAGTTATCTTTTACCAAATTTATTTCAATTGTCCAAGCCAGCTACCATACATTTTTTGAAACGTGTTATATCCAAAAACAATACTCCAGTTTTGATATCTGCCTTAAAGGTTGCAAAAGATTCTGCAATTGTCTCTGAGCCATTTTTAGAAATTGATCTCAAAACCAATAAACCATTACTTGATATAAAAGAGCTCTCTGTGTTACTTGAACTTACCTCTGCTTCTTATCGTGTTGGTGCCTTTCACTTGCTTGTTTCATCTCccaaaaattcaatgcCTATTCCTCGTGTTGTTTACCAGACCATAATGGACTCTTTGGACATGGTGTTTACGGACAGTGATTTAGAGACTAGGAACGAAATTTCGGCgtacttgaagaaatttatAACCAGAATCAAAGAGTCGACATATGCAGCTAAAAGAGATGCAACTAGCctgacaaagaaaaattattcgaaatttgaagatgaaatcaaagagaaactAAATAATGTAGAACAAGCACAATTATTCCTTAAACTCTTTCTAacatttattgaaaacaatttAAGACCAGGCGCATCTTATTTGCAGAAGGAAATGGGTTGCCGTCTTTTGTTGGCTTTGATTAGAAGCGGTCTCGATTCAAGAGTGGATCCTTTATCTTTAGATAAATCTAGAAATGTAAATTTTGCTTTTAGCATTGAGATATACAATCCTACATTAGTTCGGCTTGTAATAGATAACATATTGGACgattatgatgatattaGACAGTATTCCATGGAAATTATTACAATTGCACCATTCAAGTTGGATCAAGTTGTTGACATGAAACTTCTGGAATCAAGAGCCATACAAATGTTGGCGGATATACGGGGGAAAAATGTTGATTCTGGTGCTAGATTTTTTAGATTTGCGTTTGAATACTATCAAAGGAGTCAggatttggagaaatgCAGTGAAATTGTGAGACTATTGCTGCATCGGATAGAGTTCTCGCTTTTAAGGGCAAAAGACCAGCTGGCAGATGCATGCATTCACAATAGTATTCAAGGTTACTTTGCTACTTTTAAATTTATCTTTGAGATAATGAACTTAAATTTTTGTGAGAGTATCCTAAAGAATTACaatattgttgaaagacTTCTCAACGCAACTACTGAAATTTGGTATATTGTGAAAGTCATTCTGCAACACGATTCACCAGAAGGTATGCTTCTGGACAACTTTGAGGAATCATACACCAAAGAGATGGAAAATACCTATGGTAAGGGAACACAGGTATTATTAAGTTACTCTTGGAGGGCTATCAAGGAATCTACGAATATGATTGATATTCTCCTTAAACTGAAGACATCGCCACtaaaaaacaatcaaattATAGTGCTTGGTGCATTGCTACGTGAACAACTGGCCACAATACGACACAGAGGTGCTTTTTCGTCGGTTTATCCAACATTCGTCTCTTGCTGTTCTCTATGTatgagaagaaagatgTCGCAAATTCCAGAACAATGGCTGAGGGAAAACTTGGAATTGATACAGCAAAGATCCAAATATATCACAAGAAGGTCTGCAGGTATCCCATTTTTAATAACAGCAATCTTAAGCAGTAATAAAGGTTTAATTGCCTCCACATTTCAAAAGTTACTGGACATTGCAAACCTACCaatagaagaagaagatgcGGTggttgaaaatatcaatctTCCGCAAGTTAATGCATTCAACTGCATCAAAGTGATTTTTACAGATGCGACGTTATCTGAAGACTCAATAGGTTACGTGGACCAAGCTTTTGTTTTGACTCTAAATTCATTTGCATCACCATTTTGGGCTATTAGAAATTGTGCCGTTATGCTATTTAGTGCTTTGCAAAATAGACTGTTCAGTAGTAAAAAAGTCAAAGCGAACTATTTATCAAGTTACCCAGCTAGACTCTTCTTTGAGAAATTTACCTCTATACATGACATTTTTCTAAAAACCTTGAAAGAATCTGTTGATAGTGGCCTGAGAAAACAGAAGGAAATCGAGAAGATCTTCCCAATTTTAACTGTAATGAGTAGGTTAGAACCAACGCCTGGCTATAAAGGTCTAGATGATTTTTATCCTTTGATCATTgagatattgaagaataacACATGGAAAGTCAGAGAAATGGCTGCTAGGAGTCTAccttctttaatttttgaTAGTGAGCATTTTTTCGCTACTATTGAAATCCTACTCAGTGAGATATTCCCAGGTaataatgatttcaataaaatGCATGGTTGCCTGTTAGCtgtcaaagaaacaattcTGAAATTTGAAACTCTATCAACTGAAGAATCTAACAAAACGTACAAAAAACTACTTGTTGAGAATAATTCGACCAGGCAAAAAATATTGTCAAAGGTTAACATTGTTTTGGGAGACCACAAATGTTACCCAATTAAGCTTgcttattttcaaattctcaCGGTGTTAGATGTCAATACATCACAAGATCATCAACTCCAGGAAATACTACTGGAATGGTTTGAAGTGAATAGTAAAGTCAGGAGCTATGATGGTGCCAAACATTTGACTTTAAAAGAATTGACACACATTTTGTTTCCATTGTTAGATGATGAAGCAAAAAGTTTTATCGACACATTCTTATTATCACCATATTATGAAATCCAACTAAGTTGTATTGAATACTACAACAATagagtaaaaaaattgagCAACACTACTAAAGCACATTTGGCAAAAACGATTTGGAAATTAATTGAAGCCGAAGATGTGTGGATTTTTGTTAAATCACAAGCACTGAAATTGCTTAAAAGTGTGGAGGTATCAACTTCTGGCTTCGTTGATTCGATTGGAAATGTCAGACTACACACTAGtaaattgatgaatctttTATCTGGGGAATCCAATGAAGAGATTAAGCTCAGCATTATAGAAGCGTTAGGTCCATATGTTGCTAAACAACTTTTATTTGATAAGGGTGATCTTGAAAATGTAAAGAAATGGCTCAAGAAAGTtgaattgatgatttctgATGACTTAGAATATGTTGTTCGTATGGCAGCgttgaaatcattgactGCATTCCATCAAACCTACTCTAGCGAAGGAGAAAACGCCAAGATTAAATTTGAGGTTGAAGGATTGCTATTCAGTTTTCTGACtgatgacgatgaaaaaataacacAAATTGCCGCCGACCATTTGGTTCAATATGTATTAAAGATACCAGGTAAACAAAGCATTTTACCTGtagttgttgaaaaattaatgaTTGAGTATTTCTCTCATGTTAAGGATGCTAAGCTGCTGTCAACAATAGTAGATCCTCGATATTTTAGGTTTTATGACATTGACACTAAACTCGATGATATTTTAAAGTCTGATTCATTGTTATTCTCGGTCGAAAAGAACAACCTCGAGAGAAATCCAGTCAACAAGGTTAATGAATTGGTGACATTGTTTGATAACCTACACTTTGCAAGTGTTGACTTTTCATTGCTGAAAAAAACTTTACTGAGGAACCTAAGTGATATTTATGAATATCTATCACAGcaagatttgaaggatGGATGTTTCGGTGTTTTGAGTAACGATAAGGTGTTTGACTTTATTTCATGCCAACTATTACTTTTAAGATCTTTGAAACAGCACAATCTGATTGATTATAACGCGTCAAAGATAGCTAAActtttattattaaatGATAAACAGTTCCATCCATTAATCTCGAAGATATTGTAG
- a CDS encoding uncharacterized protein (PKUD0C09120; Pfam Domains: DUF803(1.1e-123)|DUF6(5.6e-06)): MEDKYIGLLLAISSSFAIGSSFVLTKIGLLKDGSGGESLSYLKNPVWIAGTTMMAIGEIANFAAYTFAPPILVTPLGALSVIIGAILASMFLKEKLGVLGKLGCAICLLGSIIIVLHAPPDKEISTVDEILSYAARPAFLLYLVVVGSFSVFMIFRIAPKFGSHHPMIYISICSSVGSVSVCAIKAFGIALKLTLSGNNQFTHASTYVFIITVVVCILTQMNYFNKALAQFDTSIVNPLYYVTFTTATLLASFILFGGFNTASIVDVISLLSGFLIIFSGVYLLDISRHNPDSEDKQLFSSNSEGLGDIPLNSDFSAFQFRKSMEANRPEYEDLEHNRMNHVRRSDSFSI, translated from the coding sequence ATGGAAGACAAGTATATAGGACTGCTTTTGGCCATCAGCTCCTCTTTTGCAATAGGATCTTCTTTTGTGTTGACCAAAATAGGGTTGTTGAAAGATGGATCAGGCGGTGAATCATTAAGTTATCTAAAGAATCCAGTTTGGATAGCTGGCACAACCATGATGGCAATAGGCGAAATAGCCAATTTCGCAGCTTATACTTTTGCTCCTCCAATTTTGGTTACCCCATTGGGTGCTCTCTCTGTGATCATTGGTGCCATTTTGGCCTCAATGTTTctaaaggaaaaattggGTGTTTTGGGTAAATTAGGATGTGCCATTTGTCTCTTGGGCTCTATCATAATTGTACTACATGCACCGCCAGATAAAGAGATTTCAACAGTTGACGAAATTTTGTCATATGCTGCAAGACCTGCATTTTTGTTGTATCTTGTAGTGGTGGGTAGTTTTTCGGTGTTCATGATTTTCAGAATTGCACCTAAATTCGGATCTCATCACCCTATGATTTATATATCGATTTGCTCTAGTGTGGGTTCTGTTTCCGTCTGCGCAATCAAAGCTTTTGGCATTGCATTGAAGTTAACGTTGAGTGGAAATAACCAGTTCACCCATGCTTCAACTtatgttttcatcattacAGTAGTTGTTTGCATATTGACCCAAATGAACTACTTCAACAAAGCTTTGGCACAGTTTGATACGTCAATCGTTAACCCACTATATTATGTCACATTTACTACTGCCACTTTACTCGCCTCTTTCATCCTATTTGGAGGATTCAATACCGCATCTATTGTGGATGTTATTTCATTGTTATCTGgatttttgattattttcAGTGGTGTCTATTTATTGGATATTTCGAGACACAACCCAGATTCTGAGGATAAGCAGTTGTTTTCTTCGAACAGTGAAGGTTTAGGCGATATTCCATTGAATTCAGATTTCTCTGCTTTCCAATTCAGAAAATCCATGGAAGCAAACAGGCCAGAATATGAAGATTTGGAGCATAACAGGATGAACCATGTTAGAAGATCCGACAGCTTCAGTATTTGA
- a CDS encoding uncharacterized protein (PKUD0C09100; similar to Saccharomyces cerevisiae YML052W (SUR7); ancestral locus Anc_1.501): protein MPGLNVFKRLLQCLFCAGTTLMLLFIVFGGGVDSFPFNHFYWVQADTSKIPSANADVTRWTFWGVCKLSDWSSAAYDSCPGLGPAVPISPIDNFGNSTVGIPTDFINNRDNYYYLSRFSFAFILIALIFSGIGFIGSLFALFWQSMANVITFFVSLSLLFCLVASCLITAVSVMTRNQFHKEHLDAKINAASFGMIWASTGCLLILVLLSCTHMSVRAYKERKEGQSENIGPFSQQTPGGVAQPEEFANNQGQNESSGIRFFKIRRHQDKTENGSIV from the coding sequence ATGCCAGGTTTAAATGTTTTCAAGAGGTTGCTCCAATGTCTATTTTGTGCAGGTACTACTTTGATGCTCCTTTTCATTGTCTTCGGTGGTGGCGTCGATTCATTTCCTTTCAACCATTTCTACTGGGTCCAAGCAGACACCTCAAAAATTCCATCTGCAAACGCAGACGTCACTAGATGGACTTTCTGGGGTGTCTGTAAACTAAGCGATTGGTCAAGTGCTGCTTATGATTCCTGTCCTGGCTTAGGCCCAGCTGTTCCAATCTCTCCAATTGATAACTTTGGTAATTCCACCGTTGGTATTCCTactgatttcatcaataacagAGACAATTACTACTATTTGTCTAGATTCTCGTTTGCTTTTATTTTAATTGCCCTAATATTCTCTGGTATTGGATTTATTGGTTCTTTATTTGCTCTATTTTGGCAATCAATGGCTAACGTTATtactttctttgtttcacTTTCCTTACTATTTTGTCTTGTTGCTTCATGTTTGATTACAGCGGTATCTGTCATGACTAGAAATCAATTCCATAAAGAACATCTTGATGCAAAGATCAATGCGGCCTCTTTTGGTATGATTTGGGCATCCACCGGTTGTTTGCTGATTTTGGTCCTTCTAAGTTGTACTCACATGTCCGTTAGGGCTTACAAGGAAAGAAAGGAGGGGCAATCAGAGAATATTGGTCCATTTAGTCAGCAGACACCAGGTGGCGTTGCACAACCTGAAGAGTTTGCTAATAATCAAGGCCAAAATGAAAGTTCTGGCATCAGATTCTTTAAGATAAGAAGACACCAAGACAAGACCGAAAATGGATCCATCGTCTAA